In Mucilaginibacter celer, one DNA window encodes the following:
- the gldL gene encoding gliding motility protein GldL — protein sequence MAGKKKPFGIGNVISLGATVVIIGLLFKIQHWKFASEFITAGLGTEAVLFFLLGLQREDKEIDWVRVYPELNEDFQGELPKATIRGGGANVGPSTTVALDKMMEEAKIGPELVRSLGDGLRSFGDKVAAISRVTDAGEATIAFTSKVKSATDSYDRLSNAFEKASANLTEMANSNVDSKAYHDQVNQLAKNLSALNAVYELELQDSSAHLKSMNKFYQNLALTMNNFNESMDDSRQFKEEVGRLAKNLASLNSIYGNMLTAMNQPRV from the coding sequence ATGGCTGGAAAGAAAAAACCATTCGGAATTGGGAACGTAATATCATTGGGTGCAACCGTAGTAATTATCGGGTTGTTGTTTAAAATACAGCACTGGAAATTTGCATCGGAATTCATTACAGCGGGTTTGGGTACAGAAGCTGTGTTGTTCTTTTTATTAGGCTTACAACGTGAAGACAAAGAAATTGATTGGGTTCGTGTATATCCCGAACTGAATGAAGATTTTCAGGGAGAACTTCCAAAGGCTACTATCCGCGGTGGTGGTGCTAACGTAGGTCCATCTACTACAGTTGCTTTAGATAAAATGATGGAAGAAGCCAAAATCGGTCCGGAGTTGGTACGCAGCCTTGGCGATGGTTTACGTTCATTTGGCGATAAGGTAGCTGCTATTTCACGCGTTACTGATGCAGGCGAAGCCACTATCGCTTTTACCAGCAAAGTTAAATCAGCAACAGATAGCTACGACAGATTGAGCAATGCTTTTGAAAAAGCATCAGCTAACTTAACCGAAATGGCAAACTCAAATGTTGATTCGAAAGCTTATCATGATCAGGTTAACCAATTGGCTAAAAACCTATCTGCCCTGAATGCCGTATACGAACTGGAGCTTCAGGATTCAAGCGCGCACTTAAAATCAATGAATAAATTTTACCAGAACCTTGCTCTTACCATGAACAACTTTAACGAATCGATGGACGATTCAAGGCAGTTTAAAGAAGAGGTAGGACGTTTGGCTAAAAACCTGGCATCATTAAACTCAATTTATGGCAATATGCTTACTGCCATGAACCAGCCACGTGTTTAA
- the gldN gene encoding gliding motility protein GldN, with protein MKKRILVVILCLACLGAYAQKKRTKRPPAKKPATTTRQAATRRPPAQVQPDNVTSQQPLAATDTVRKVGGKPFERPLDGYYKKTNILSARVTPYPNLREVDVAFAKRVWREIDVREKMNQYLASPKRRLIDVLLDAIVAGELTAYDPTPGKKDDVGGDEFSTPLTGSQARGRLASDSSVVEKRDKDNNVISSSMVAGEFNPDSVLKFRIKEDWVFDKQRSIFEPRIIGIAPLIKPKGAGSLDIDFQPAFWVYFPDARPILATKEVISRNSDATGLSFDDVFMKRIFTSYIVKESNDKDERIKDYAQGIDKLYESERIKKELMDWELNLWQY; from the coding sequence ATGAAGAAGAGAATTTTAGTTGTTATCCTTTGTTTAGCTTGCCTGGGTGCTTATGCCCAGAAAAAGCGCACAAAACGACCTCCGGCTAAAAAGCCGGCTACAACAACACGCCAGGCCGCTACCCGCCGCCCGCCGGCACAGGTACAGCCTGATAATGTTACCAGCCAGCAGCCGCTTGCAGCTACAGATACCGTAAGAAAAGTTGGAGGAAAACCTTTTGAAAGGCCACTTGACGGTTATTATAAAAAAACCAACATTTTAAGCGCCAGGGTTACGCCTTATCCAAACCTGCGCGAAGTTGATGTAGCCTTTGCAAAAAGGGTTTGGCGTGAGATTGACGTACGCGAAAAAATGAACCAATACCTGGCTTCACCAAAACGCCGTTTGATTGACGTGTTGCTTGACGCTATTGTAGCCGGAGAATTGACGGCTTACGATCCTACACCAGGTAAAAAAGACGATGTTGGCGGTGATGAGTTTTCTACGCCACTAACCGGATCACAAGCCCGCGGTCGTTTAGCATCAGACAGCAGTGTGGTTGAAAAACGTGATAAGGATAACAACGTGATTTCATCAAGCATGGTAGCCGGCGAGTTTAACCCGGATAGCGTATTGAAGTTCCGTATTAAAGAAGATTGGGTTTTTGATAAACAGCGTTCTATTTTCGAACCTCGTATTATCGGTATTGCGCCGTTAATTAAACCTAAAGGTGCCGGTTCGCTGGATATCGATTTTCAGCCTGCATTTTGGGTTTACTTCCCTGATGCCCGCCCGATATTGGCAACCAAAGAGGTGATTAGCCGCAACAGCGATGCTACCGGCTTAAGCTTCGACGACGTATTTATGAAGCGCATCTTTACCAGCTACATTGTTAAAGAAAGCAACGATAAAGACGAACGTATAAAAGATTACGCCCAGGGTATCGACAAGCTTTACGAATCTGAAAGGATCAAGAAAGAGCTGATGGATTGGGAACTTAACCTGTGGCAATACTAA
- the gldM gene encoding gliding motility protein GldM → MAGGKETPRQRMIGILYLVLLGLIALNVPDSLLDAFKNITRSLDASRTNVTTSLQTTYSAFEATKMKEQPEKARLLLDRAHEASKTADELNGYVEELKNELIKKGGGINPEIDDIEARDNLDISPEVMINGKKADVLKEKIEATRAKLLQILGKDSVGVNFSLNANDPPKRPGIPSKTWQQAYFGDGIPLGASITTLAKIQADNKNAENEVVKKILGKIDQAQVTLNAFKAVVVPSSTYVIAGQPYKAEIYLSAYDKNSDPTITVGGSQVPTSNGVGVYTTTASGEGMHTWSGVLSVKQVDGPPKPYSISGQYMVARPSAVVSPDKMNVLYIGVPNPISVSAPGVPTSSINARIGSGSLSGSGGHFTATVSSIGKTTITVTGEKGMVLGSTEFRIKRIPDPKPQFAGKSGGNTSSANIKAQDRLFAQLDNFDFDAKFNVTHFTLLVVKPRQDAIILSGSSGELTSAMHSALNTVTPGTTIVFKDIVAVGPDHSPRSLDPIVISAN, encoded by the coding sequence ATGGCCGGAGGTAAGGAAACCCCAAGACAGCGAATGATAGGTATACTATACCTGGTACTATTGGGCCTTATAGCCCTGAACGTACCGGATAGCTTACTCGATGCATTCAAAAATATAACACGAAGCCTTGATGCTTCAAGAACCAACGTTACTACCAGCTTGCAAACTACATACAGCGCGTTTGAAGCTACTAAAATGAAAGAGCAGCCTGAAAAAGCGAGATTGCTATTGGACAGGGCTCACGAGGCAAGTAAAACTGCCGATGAGTTGAACGGTTATGTAGAGGAACTAAAAAACGAATTGATTAAAAAAGGTGGGGGCATAAACCCGGAAATAGATGATATTGAAGCAAGGGATAACCTGGATATCTCGCCTGAAGTGATGATCAACGGTAAAAAAGCCGATGTTTTGAAGGAAAAAATTGAAGCTACAAGGGCTAAATTATTGCAGATATTAGGTAAAGATAGTGTGGGTGTTAACTTTTCACTAAATGCTAATGATCCGCCAAAACGTCCCGGCATCCCATCAAAAACGTGGCAGCAAGCTTATTTCGGCGATGGTATACCACTGGGTGCATCAATAACAACTTTAGCAAAAATTCAGGCAGATAATAAAAACGCCGAAAACGAGGTTGTTAAAAAGATATTAGGCAAAATCGATCAGGCGCAGGTCACTTTAAATGCATTTAAAGCTGTAGTAGTTCCGTCAAGCACTTATGTAATAGCCGGCCAGCCTTATAAAGCGGAAATTTATTTATCCGCTTACGACAAAAATTCGGATCCAACCATTACTGTAGGTGGGTCGCAAGTGCCAACGAGCAATGGTGTAGGTGTTTATACCACTACTGCAAGCGGCGAAGGCATGCATACATGGAGTGGCGTGTTATCGGTAAAGCAAGTTGATGGACCTCCAAAGCCATATTCAATTAGCGGACAATATATGGTTGCAAGGCCATCGGCTGTAGTGTCGCCTGATAAAATGAATGTACTTTACATCGGTGTGCCAAATCCTATTTCGGTATCGGCACCGGGTGTACCTACATCAAGTATCAATGCCCGCATCGGTAGCGGTTCATTAAGCGGATCGGGTGGTCATTTTACTGCTACGGTGAGCAGTATTGGTAAAACAACCATTACTGTTACCGGCGAAAAAGGTATGGTTTTAGGTTCGACAGAATTCCGTATCAAACGGATCCCCGATCCTAAGCCTCAGTTTGCAGGCAAAAGCGGCGGTAATACCAGTTCGGCCAATATCAAAGCGCAGGACAGGCTTTTTGCCCAACTGGATAACTTTGATTTTGATGCAAAATTTAACGTAACGCACTTTACATTACTGGTTGTTAAGCCACGCCAGGATGCCATAATTTTATCTGGCAGCAGCGGCGAGTTAACCAGTGCAATGCATAGTGCTTTAAATACAGTTACACCAGGAACTACCATTGTTTTCAAGGATATTGTTGCGGTTGGCCCTGATCATTCACCACGATCTCTTGATCCGATTGTAATATCCGCAAACTAA